A single genomic interval of Ananas comosus cultivar F153 unplaced genomic scaffold, ASM154086v1, whole genome shotgun sequence harbors:
- the LOC109704890 gene encoding uncharacterized protein LOC109704890, producing the protein MTRSAPSGRVFAAQAQTEEPAEAEERHMLAVLKKLKDFGVILGMDWLSKYYATIDCRSKGGALVDPRKVEAIKDWPRPTNVMEVRSFVDLAGYYRRFVEGFSKIVIPLTHLTQKGTKFVWNDECDRSFQELKERLTTTPVLALPVQGEDCGL; encoded by the exons ATGACTcgatcggctccgagcggacgggtattcgccgctcaagcCCAAACCGAGGAACCTGCTGAGGCCGAGGAGCGCCATATGttggcag tgctcaagaagttgaaggacTTCGGCGTTATCTTGGgaatggactggctctcgaagtactatgcgacCATTGATTGCAGGAGTAAG GGTGGAGCTTTGGTTGACCcaaggaaagtggaggcgatcaaggattggcctcgcccgacaaatGTCATggaagttcgaagcttcgtggacttagcgggctattatcgacggttcgtGGAAGGTTTCTCGAAGATTGTAATTCCACTTACTCATCTGACCcagaagggcaccaagttcgtgTGGAATGACGAGTGCGATCGGAGTTTTCAAGAGTTAAAAGAAAGATTAACtacgactccggtgctcgctctgcCGGTGCAAGGTGAAGACTGTGGTTTATAG